One window from the genome of Streptomyces sp. WZ-12 encodes:
- a CDS encoding DUF4232 domain-containing protein, with protein MHRISVRRAVTATAVGLAASAALTACGPSDSSDSNSKGGSPSAAAPSSDSSSGSSTNPSSGSGSSSGNGSHASSTPSKMSTCRTANLRITAKNQGEAREGLGDILITFTNTGGNCRMDGFPGVDMKTNYGTQSVDRNKQEVGTPFTLKAGKRATANIAYPINNTGGSGVRGTALVVTPPNETHHVTVPVAVNLPVSDTDKGKLEVTPVFEER; from the coding sequence ATGCACCGCATATCCGTCCGCAGGGCCGTTACCGCCACCGCCGTCGGACTGGCCGCCTCCGCCGCGCTCACCGCGTGCGGGCCGAGCGACTCCTCGGACTCGAACAGCAAGGGCGGCTCCCCCTCAGCCGCGGCGCCGTCCTCGGACTCGTCCAGCGGATCGTCGACCAACCCCTCCAGCGGGTCCGGGTCGTCGTCCGGGAATGGCTCGCACGCCTCCTCCACGCCCTCGAAGATGTCGACGTGCCGCACCGCAAATCTGCGCATCACGGCGAAGAACCAGGGCGAGGCCCGCGAAGGTCTGGGCGATATCCTCATCACGTTCACGAACACCGGCGGTAACTGCCGGATGGACGGGTTCCCGGGCGTCGACATGAAGACCAACTACGGCACCCAGTCGGTGGACCGCAACAAGCAGGAAGTGGGCACGCCGTTCACCCTCAAGGCGGGGAAGAGGGCCACCGCCAACATCGCCTACCCGATCAACAACACCGGCGGCTCGGGCGTCCGCGGCACCGCCCTCGTGGTCACCCCGCCGAATGAGACGCACCACGTCACCGTCCCGGTCGCAGTCAACCTGCCGGTGAGCGACACGGACAAGGGGAAGCTGGAGGTCACCCCGGTCTTCGAAGAGCGCTGA
- the pntB gene encoding Re/Si-specific NAD(P)(+) transhydrogenase subunit beta, whose translation MSATLAAQAAYLVAALLFILALAGLSKHESARLGNAFGMLGMGVALVATIVLAAADGINAAALGLMLLAMLIGALIGLQRARGVEMTGMPELIALLHSFVGLAAVLVSWNGFLNVENHPQAHETAALEALGTLGIHHAEVFIGVFIGAVTFTGSIVANLKLAAKINSKPLVLPGKNALNLGALGLFVALTVWFVISPEPWLLITVTVLALALGWHLVASIGGGDMPVVVSMLNSYSGWAAAASGFLLGNDLLIVTGALVGSSGAYLSYIMCKAMNRSFLAVIAGGFGIESTSGSDVDYGEHTEITAEGAAELLGAARSVVITPGYGMAVAQAQYPVAELTTKLRAKGVNVRFGIHPVAGRLPGHMNVLLAEAKVPYDIVLEMDEINDDFTETDVVLVIGANDTVNPAGAEDPSSPIAGMPVLTVWEANKVIVFKRSMASGYAGVQNPLFFRENTSMLFGDAKDRIEDIVGAL comes from the coding sequence ATGTCTGCGACCCTCGCCGCACAAGCGGCCTACCTCGTTGCCGCGTTGCTGTTCATTCTGGCGCTGGCAGGACTCTCCAAGCACGAGTCGGCGCGGCTCGGCAACGCGTTCGGCATGCTCGGCATGGGCGTCGCGCTGGTCGCGACGATCGTGCTCGCGGCCGCCGACGGCATCAACGCCGCCGCCCTCGGCCTGATGCTCCTGGCGATGCTGATCGGCGCGCTGATCGGCCTGCAGCGTGCCCGTGGCGTCGAGATGACCGGCATGCCCGAACTGATCGCGCTGCTGCACTCCTTCGTCGGTCTGGCGGCCGTGCTGGTGAGCTGGAACGGCTTCCTGAACGTCGAGAACCACCCGCAAGCACACGAGACCGCCGCCTTGGAGGCGCTCGGCACGCTGGGCATCCACCACGCCGAGGTGTTCATCGGCGTGTTCATCGGCGCGGTGACGTTCACCGGCTCGATCGTGGCGAACCTGAAGCTCGCGGCGAAGATCAACTCCAAGCCGCTGGTGCTGCCGGGCAAGAACGCCCTGAACCTCGGCGCGTTGGGCCTGTTCGTCGCCCTGACCGTGTGGTTCGTGATCTCGCCGGAGCCGTGGCTGCTGATCACGGTGACCGTCCTGGCGCTGGCGCTGGGCTGGCATTTGGTGGCCTCGATCGGCGGCGGTGACATGCCGGTCGTGGTCTCGATGCTCAACAGCTACTCCGGCTGGGCCGCCGCGGCATCGGGCTTCCTGCTCGGCAACGACCTGCTGATCGTCACCGGCGCGCTGGTCGGCTCGTCTGGTGCCTATCTGAGCTACATCATGTGCAAGGCGATGAACCGCTCCTTCCTCGCGGTCATCGCCGGCGGCTTCGGCATCGAGTCGACGTCGGGCTCGGACGTCGACTACGGCGAGCACACGGAGATCACCGCCGAGGGCGCCGCCGAACTGCTCGGCGCGGCCCGGTCCGTGGTGATCACACCCGGGTACGGCATGGCCGTGGCGCAGGCGCAGTACCCGGTCGCGGAGCTCACTACGAAGCTGCGTGCGAAGGGCGTCAACGTGCGGTTCGGCATCCACCCGGTCGCCGGCCGACTGCCCGGCCACATGAACGTGCTGCTGGCCGAGGCCAAGGTGCCGTACGACATCGTGCTGGAAATGGACGAGATCAACGACGACTTCACCGAGACCGACGTCGTCCTCGTGATCGGCGCCAACGACACGGTCAACCCGGCCGGCGCCGAGGACCCCAGCAGCCCGATCGCCGGCATGCCGGTGCTCACCGTCTGGGAGGCCAACAAGGTCATCGTGTTCAAGCGCTCAATGGCCTCCGGATACGCGGGCGTACAGAACCCGCTCTTCTTCCGCGAGAACACCTCCATGCTCTTCGGCGACGCGAAGGACCGGATCGAGGACATCGTCGGCGCACTCTGA
- a CDS encoding Re/Si-specific NAD(P)(+) transhydrogenase subunit alpha — MSVGVLKEARAGENRVSATPSTIESIRKLGYDVIVDSGAGVAAGFTDDAYQAAGARIGEASAADVVLGVNAPSPSQLDRVRPEATVIALFAPAFDPAMVEELGRRPFTALSMDAVPRISRAQSMDVLSSMANIAGYRAVVEAAHEFGRFFTGQVTAAGKVPPAKVLVAGAGVAGLAAVGASGSLGAIVRATDPRPEVADQVRSLGGEYLSIESPEAEVSATGYAKEMGDDYKAREVELYRAQCREVDIVITTALIPGRPAPTLITAEMVAAMKPGSVIVDMAAANGGNVVGTVAGEKVVTENGVTIIGYTDLAGRLPAQASQMYGTNLVNLLKLMTPGKDASLVLDWDDPVQRSITVVREGELAWPPPPVKVSAVPVPAPVTATVPAKPKKAPMTAARRFGAVALGALALFLTAGFAPAALLPHVTVFVLAIVIGYYVIGHVHHALHTPLMSVTNAISGIVVVGALLQIGHSGTAVTALSFLAILLASINVFGGFAVTRRMLAMFNRS; from the coding sequence GTGAGTGTCGGAGTCCTCAAGGAAGCGCGGGCGGGGGAGAATCGCGTCTCGGCCACGCCGTCGACGATCGAGTCGATTCGCAAGCTGGGGTACGACGTGATCGTCGACTCCGGCGCGGGCGTCGCGGCCGGCTTCACCGACGACGCCTACCAGGCCGCCGGTGCGCGCATCGGCGAAGCGAGCGCCGCAGACGTGGTGTTGGGGGTCAACGCCCCGAGTCCGTCGCAGTTGGACCGGGTACGGCCGGAGGCAACGGTGATCGCGCTGTTCGCGCCGGCGTTCGACCCCGCGATGGTCGAGGAGCTGGGCCGCCGGCCGTTCACGGCGCTGTCGATGGACGCCGTACCGCGCATCAGCCGGGCGCAGTCGATGGACGTGCTGTCGTCGATGGCGAACATCGCCGGATACCGGGCCGTGGTCGAGGCGGCGCACGAGTTCGGGCGGTTCTTCACCGGCCAGGTGACGGCGGCCGGCAAGGTTCCGCCGGCGAAGGTGCTCGTCGCGGGCGCCGGCGTCGCGGGGCTGGCGGCTGTCGGGGCGTCGGGCTCGCTCGGCGCGATCGTGCGGGCGACCGACCCGCGGCCCGAAGTGGCCGACCAGGTAAGGTCGTTGGGGGGTGAGTACCTGTCGATCGAGTCCCCGGAGGCCGAGGTCTCGGCGACGGGTTACGCCAAGGAGATGGGCGACGACTACAAGGCGCGCGAGGTCGAGCTCTACCGCGCGCAGTGCCGCGAGGTCGACATCGTCATCACCACCGCGCTGATCCCCGGGCGTCCCGCTCCGACGCTGATCACCGCGGAGATGGTGGCCGCTATGAAGCCGGGATCGGTGATCGTGGACATGGCGGCCGCCAACGGCGGCAACGTGGTGGGCACGGTGGCGGGGGAGAAGGTCGTCACGGAGAACGGCGTGACGATCATCGGCTACACCGATCTGGCGGGCCGACTGCCTGCGCAGGCTTCGCAGATGTACGGCACGAACCTGGTGAACCTGCTGAAGCTGATGACACCGGGCAAGGACGCGTCGTTGGTGTTGGACTGGGACGATCCGGTGCAGCGCTCGATCACCGTCGTGCGCGAGGGCGAGTTGGCGTGGCCGCCCCCACCGGTCAAGGTCTCGGCGGTCCCGGTCCCGGCACCCGTGACCGCGACGGTGCCGGCGAAGCCCAAGAAGGCGCCGATGACGGCGGCGCGACGTTTCGGTGCCGTGGCGCTGGGCGCGCTGGCACTGTTCCTCACCGCGGGGTTCGCACCGGCTGCTCTCCTGCCCCACGTGACGGTCTTCGTGCTCGCGATCGTGATCGGCTACTACGTGATCGGCCACGTACACCACGCCCTGCACACGCCGCTGATGTCGGTGACGAACGCGATCTCGGGGATCGTCGTCGTCGGCGCGCTGCTACAGATCGGTCACTCAGGCACTGCGGTCACGGCACTGTCGTTCCTGGCGATCCTGCTGGCCAGTATCAATGTCTTCGGCGGCTTCGCGGTGACGCGTCGCATGCTCGCCATGTTCAACCGGAGCTGA